From Chryseobacterium shandongense, the proteins below share one genomic window:
- a CDS encoding helix-turn-helix transcriptional regulator — protein sequence MNDHYLKKLDRVTAILTQLQSKPLVRAQDLAEKFDVSVRTIYRDIKTLENAGIPIIGEAGSGYSLMDGYKLPPVMFTKEEVLSFITAEKLMQKFSHQSLGSHYRTAMEKVRSVLKYSDKNLIQNIEKQIDVFNYHPETEDHIKDILPIILESIAEKRQLTMEYKTNEGSVSMRTIEAVGVFFEFNYWYIMAFCTLRNDFRQFRVDRILQIFKTQNPFLQEYGQINDYRQNGNGNKTIVKLLVEKKIINHLSNSKKYYGLIDEKETDEGMELTFETEWINDGFPRWLITFADYATILEPEILKTRLNELLTDISAKHQKTSANR from the coding sequence ATGAACGACCATTATCTCAAAAAACTCGACCGCGTTACTGCAATTCTTACCCAATTACAGTCAAAACCACTTGTCAGGGCTCAGGATCTTGCGGAGAAATTTGATGTAAGTGTAAGAACCATTTACCGCGATATCAAGACCCTGGAAAATGCAGGAATTCCCATTATTGGTGAAGCCGGGAGCGGTTACTCTTTAATGGACGGATACAAGCTCCCGCCGGTTATGTTTACCAAAGAAGAAGTGCTGAGTTTCATTACAGCTGAAAAGCTGATGCAGAAATTTTCACATCAGAGTTTAGGAAGCCATTACAGAACAGCCATGGAGAAAGTGCGTTCGGTTTTGAAATATTCAGATAAAAATCTCATTCAGAATATTGAAAAACAGATTGATGTCTTCAATTATCATCCCGAAACAGAAGATCACATCAAAGATATTCTTCCGATAATCCTGGAAAGTATCGCCGAAAAACGACAACTGACTATGGAGTATAAAACCAATGAAGGCAGTGTTTCCATGAGAACCATTGAAGCAGTTGGCGTTTTCTTTGAATTTAACTATTGGTATATTATGGCTTTCTGCACGTTACGGAACGATTTCAGACAGTTCAGGGTCGACAGGATATTGCAGATTTTTAAAACCCAGAATCCTTTTCTTCAGGAATATGGACAGATCAACGACTATCGTCAAAATGGGAACGGGAATAAAACTATTGTAAAGCTTCTTGTTGAAAAAAAGATCATCAATCATCTTTCCAACTCTAAAAAATACTACGGATTGATTGACGAAAAAGAAACCGATGAAGGCATGGAGCTTACTTTCGAAACTGAATGGATCAATGACGGATTTCCTCGATGGCTCATCACTTTTGCAGATTATGCAACGATTTTAGAACCGGAAATTCTGAAAACACGCCTCAATGAACTTCTTACAGACATTTCGGCAAAACATCAAAAAACCTCAGCCAATAGATAA
- a CDS encoding ABC transporter ATP-binding protein — MIYGTLFLTFLGALAAQVNPLVLKYTVDEVTNLTRLPHPMSEGIHVLVIISVILLGKELLNIFINFGQKFYGEKIRINVSSVLAQSAIDKILTYSVAYFNDENHESGKLQIRIDRGIESLTRLVQNFFIDMLPLFSNALIALIIMYLQNVYVGLVSTIIVPIYFYVSSLQAKKLSGVRRTLRNQREQKTSGLLNLINSIMVIKSFVREKFEGKKQYDLQMQLMESQMFTRKTNFIYDGLKTFIEQFGVVLIILLTVYLVLDQQMTIGAIMLHIMLFNNVSAPIRQLHRIYDDMNDAMIYAEGYFDILNADDEKEPSGSFVEKDITGNFELKNINFTYPNGTKALHDVSMKIENGKTTALVGLSGAGKSTIINLLCKFYLPDSGEILLDHVNLNEYENTFLRNDLGLVLQKNHIFQGSIEDNIRYGNMNATFEEIEEAAKKAYLHEQILDLPDGYKHDATQLSGGQQQRIAIARLFLKDPPIIFLDEPTASLDAIATEQIKNSLDAIKEGRTVIIISHSLSQILDSDKIYVMKKGRVVESGTHDELVQINGTYREIFDASARSLNLDKLVNSFKDN, encoded by the coding sequence ATGATTTACGGAACCTTGTTTCTAACATTTTTGGGAGCGCTTGCTGCTCAGGTAAATCCATTGGTCCTGAAATATACGGTGGATGAGGTGACGAACCTTACACGGCTTCCGCACCCGATGTCGGAAGGTATCCATGTGCTTGTTATAATTTCAGTTATTTTATTAGGAAAAGAACTTCTGAATATTTTTATCAATTTCGGGCAGAAATTTTATGGAGAAAAAATCAGGATTAATGTCAGCTCGGTATTGGCTCAGTCAGCCATTGATAAAATACTGACATACAGTGTAGCTTATTTTAATGATGAAAACCATGAATCGGGCAAATTGCAGATTAGAATAGACCGGGGTATCGAAAGTCTTACCAGACTGGTTCAGAATTTCTTTATCGATATGCTTCCTTTATTTTCGAATGCGTTGATTGCGTTAATAATCATGTATTTACAGAATGTTTATGTCGGACTGGTTTCAACCATTATTGTTCCGATCTATTTTTATGTAAGTTCTTTACAGGCGAAAAAGCTGAGCGGGGTAAGAAGAACTTTAAGGAACCAACGAGAGCAGAAAACATCAGGATTATTGAATCTGATTAATTCGATTATGGTAATCAAGAGCTTTGTCCGGGAAAAATTTGAAGGGAAAAAACAGTATGATCTTCAGATGCAGCTTATGGAAAGCCAGATGTTTACCCGGAAGACTAATTTTATCTATGACGGATTAAAAACATTCATCGAACAGTTTGGGGTCGTTCTTATCATTCTTTTAACCGTTTATCTGGTACTCGATCAGCAAATGACCATCGGAGCCATCATGCTTCATATTATGCTTTTTAATAATGTTTCAGCGCCGATTCGCCAGCTTCACCGGATTTATGATGATATGAATGATGCGATGATTTATGCCGAAGGATATTTCGATATATTAAATGCAGATGACGAAAAAGAACCAAGCGGAAGTTTTGTCGAAAAAGATATTACAGGAAATTTTGAACTGAAAAATATCAACTTCACCTATCCCAACGGAACAAAGGCGTTACATGATGTTTCCATGAAAATCGAAAATGGAAAAACAACAGCCCTGGTTGGTTTAAGCGGAGCAGGAAAATCTACTATAATTAATCTTTTATGCAAATTTTATCTTCCCGATTCCGGTGAGATTCTGCTTGATCATGTGAACCTGAATGAATACGAAAACACTTTTCTCAGAAATGACCTTGGATTGGTACTACAGAAAAACCATATTTTCCAGGGAAGTATTGAAGACAATATTCGGTATGGAAATATGAATGCGACATTTGAAGAAATTGAAGAAGCTGCCAAAAAAGCATATCTTCATGAGCAGATCCTGGATCTTCCGGATGGTTACAAACATGATGCCACCCAACTTTCCGGAGGACAGCAGCAAAGAATTGCCATCGCCAGATTATTTTTAAAAGATCCGCCGATTATCTTCCTTGATGAACCCACAGCAAGTCTGGATGCCATCGCAACAGAGCAGATTAAAAATTCCCTCGATGCTATAAAAGAAGGCAGAACAGTCATTATAATTTCGCATTCCCTGTCACAAATTTTAGATTCGGATAAAATATATGTGATGAAAAAAGGCAGGGTTGTAGAAAGCGGAACGCATGATGAGCTTGTACAGATCAACGGAACCTACCGCGAAATTTTTGATGCTTCCGCAAGAAGTCTGAATCTGGATAAACTGGTTAATAGTTTTAAGGATAATTAG
- a CDS encoding cob(I)yrinic acid a,c-diamide adenosyltransferase, producing the protein MKIYTKTGDKGQTALYGGTRVSKASARVDSYGNIDELNSFIGIAKSHIKDEEVLKQLKKIQFDLFTVGSEAATPVDKLMLANGKSRLPLVISDTEIEELENWMDAFDEKLEPLQFFILPGGGKSATFLHAARTICRRAERSLVFLNESEEVRPELIKYLNRLSDYLFVLARYISKINNEPEEYWNPNER; encoded by the coding sequence ATGAAAATTTATACAAAAACAGGAGATAAAGGTCAGACTGCATTATACGGCGGAACGAGAGTTTCGAAAGCCAGTGCAAGAGTTGACAGCTACGGAAACATAGACGAGCTGAATTCATTCATCGGGATTGCCAAAAGCCATATTAAAGATGAAGAAGTATTAAAGCAGTTGAAGAAAATTCAGTTTGATTTATTTACGGTAGGTTCAGAGGCAGCAACTCCGGTTGACAAACTGATGTTGGCCAACGGAAAATCCCGACTGCCATTGGTCATTTCAGATACCGAAATTGAAGAACTTGAAAACTGGATGGATGCCTTCGACGAAAAGTTGGAACCATTACAATTTTTCATCCTTCCCGGAGGCGGAAAATCCGCAACGTTTTTACACGCAGCAAGAACAATCTGCCGAAGAGCAGAACGTTCCCTGGTTTTCCTGAATGAATCGGAGGAAGTAAGACCGGAGCTGATCAAATACCTGAATCGCCTTTCAGACTATCTTTTTGTTCTCGCAAGATATATTTCAAAAATCAATAACGAACCTGAGGAATACTGGAACCCGAATGAAAGATAA
- a CDS encoding DinB family protein — MTTTAINTKQFMTSEQLLEHWQGHRNLTRRVIEAFPEKELFEFSVGGMRPFAKLAVELISIGGPALKGIVEKNMDAHDEESFNPKTKAELLKKWDEETEVINHYFAQISEERLQETFNLFGQYEFPVYQNILYFVDNEIHHRGQGYVYLRALGMEPPFFWERF; from the coding sequence ATGACAACTACAGCAATTAACACCAAACAATTCATGACCTCTGAACAACTACTTGAACATTGGCAGGGGCACAGAAATCTTACCAGAAGAGTAATCGAAGCTTTTCCGGAAAAAGAACTTTTTGAATTTTCAGTTGGCGGGATGAGACCTTTCGCAAAACTGGCCGTTGAACTCATCAGCATTGGCGGACCGGCTTTGAAAGGGATCGTAGAGAAAAATATGGATGCTCATGATGAAGAAAGTTTCAATCCCAAGACAAAAGCAGAACTTCTGAAAAAATGGGATGAAGAAACAGAAGTTATTAACCATTATTTTGCGCAGATCTCGGAAGAACGTTTGCAGGAGACTTTCAATTTATTCGGGCAGTATGAATTTCCGGTTTATCAGAATATTCTGTATTTCGTGGATAATGAAATCCATCATCGCGGACAGGGTTATGTTTATCTGAGAGCATTGGGAATGGAACCGCCTTTTTTTTGGGAGAGATTTTAA